ACCCCAGGGGCTCCCGGGCATCCGTGCGGGCGATGATCACGAAGTCTGGGTCGCTGCGGGCCCGCAGGGCGGCCTTCAGCTTAAGGACCATATCCGCGGCCGGAATAACCTCCTTGCCCACGAAGTGCCCGCATCTCTTGGGAGCCACCTGATCCTCCAGCAGGATGCCCGCCGCTCCGGCTGACTCGAACTCGCGCACGGTGCGCATGACATTCGCGATGTCTCCGTGCCCTGTGTCGCCATCCGCCACGACCGGAATGCTGACGCAAGCGGACATGCGGCGGACTGCGTCGGCCATCTCTGTCATGGTTATCAGGTTCAGATCCGGCATACCCAGCCTGCTGGCCGAGGTGCCGAACCCGCCTATGAAAACCGTTTCGAACCCTTCCCGCTCCACGATGCGAGCCGTGAAGCAGTCGTGCGCGCCCATGCTGCGCACGATGCCCGGGCGGGCAAGCAGCTCTCTGAATACGAAGGTTGTGCGTGTCTGAGCCATCGCCAGGGTCTCCCTGCGCCGATTGAAGCAGAGTATAGCACACGCCAGGAAAGGGAATCCGGCCAGGCTCGCGGAGACCCATCAGCGGATCGCCGCCGCGGCGGAGCCGCCCGGAGAAGCCCGCTCCTGCTGAGACACCGGCCGGACCCCGGGAGTGCAAACCGCTCAGCAAAATGCGGTCTCGATACGTACGGCTGACGCCGCACTACTGGACCACCAGAAGTCCGCGATGGCGCACCCGGTGATCATACCCGACAATACCCGCCGGCTTCGTCTGCCTTACCCGCGGTGTCGCAAGGCTATAATACCGGCGGCTGGAGGTGAAATGCCGCCGACACCCTATTGGGTGTCCAAGGAGGAACCTGAGGATGAAATACGCTTATCTGGGACGCACCGGGCTAAAGGTCAGCCGCCTGTGTCTGGGAACGATGAACTTCGGTCCCCAGACATCCGAAGAAGACAGCCACGCCATCATGGACCGCGCACTGGAGCTCGGCCTCAACTTCTTCGACACGGCAGATGTCTACGGATGGAAGAGGGGCGAGGGCTGGACCGAGCAGATCATCGGTCGCTGGTTCGCCAAAGGCGGCGGGCGGCGGGAGAAAGTTGTCCTGGCCACCAAGGTCTACGGCGACATGGGAGACTGGCCCAACCAGTCGAGACTGTCGGCCCTGCACATCCGCAAAGCATGCGAGGACAGTCTACGCCGCCTGCGGACCGACTACATAGACCTCTATCAGATGCACCACATCGACCGGAACACACCGTTCGAGGAGATCTGGCAGGCGATGGAGCAGCTGCACCGCGAGGGGAAGATCCTCTACGTGGGAAGCAGCAACTTCGCGGGATGGCACATCGCAAAGGCACAGGAGATGGCCCGGAACCGCAATTTCCTCGGGCTGGTCTCGGAACAGAGCCTGTACAACCTGAACGCCCGGATGATCGAGCTGGAAGTTATCCCCGCCTGCCGGGAATACGGCATCGGCATCATTCCGTGGAGCCCGCTTGCAGGTGGTATCCTGGGCGGTGTGCTGAAGCAGGCGGAGGGCGGCCGGCGCTTCTCGGACCACGCCCGCAGGAGCATCCAGCAGCATCGCGAACGTCTGGAGAAATGGGAGGCTCTGTGCGAAGAGATCGGCGAGCGGCCGGCGGACGTCGCCCTTGCCTGGCTGCTCCATCAGGACGGTGTGACCGCCCCGATCATCGGACCGCGCACCATGGAGCAACTGGAAGGAAGCTTGCGGGCTCTGGAGTTGGAGCTGAGCGAAGAGATCCTCAAGAAGCTGGATGAGATCTTCCCGGGACCGGGCGGACCTGCTCCGGAAGCATACGCCTGGTGAGGATCCTTCAGAAGAAGCGTTTCGCCAGCGAAAGGATCCCCTGCTTCCACGGAACCCTGTGCGAAATGCCACTCTGACCGCGCAGGCGCTCCCGGTTCGCAAGATACCATTCGAAGTTGCGCACCAGAGCGTCGCGGTTGGAATGAACGGGTCTGAAACCAAGCACGCGCTCCGCCTTCTCGATGGAGACGAAGGAGTCCTTGCCTGCCGTCTCGTACACCCAGGCATAAAGGGGCGAGAGGCGGAGCGCCTCCAGCACTCGCAGGGCAAAAATGGCCGGTGCGGCGGGCAAAGACCGGACCCTCTTCCCGAAGCCGGCCCGGTCCAGGACGGCCTGATAGTCTTCGCGGACCGTCCCGAACTCCGCCGCGCCGACGTTGAACACGTCGTTCACCCGCTCCCGGTCCAGCGTGCAACAGAGCCAGATGGCCTGGCACAGGTCTTCCACATCCAGTAACTGATAGCGGTTATTCCCCCTGCCCAGCACCGGAAACGAGCGTCCGTCCGCAGCCCATTCGTAGAGCAGCGCGAAGACGCCCAGCCTCTCCGGCCCGATGAACGTCTTGGGACGCAACACCGGGACACACAGACCCATTGCGCGATACTCGGCGGCCACCTGCTCGGCCATCACCTTGGCCTGGCCGTAAGGACCGACACCACGGAGGGGGTCTTCCTCTCGAATGGGGTGATGGTCAGGAATGCCGTAGACCGCAGTGGAGGAGATGTGGATCACTCGCTCCACGCCAGAATCCAGCGCCGCCTGCAGGACGTTGCGTGTTCCGTCCACATCCGTGGAGAAAATGTCTTCCTCGCGGTACAACGGCAGAGCCGCCGCCGCGTGCACCACCAGGTGCGCCCCGGCCATGGCCCGCCGCAGCGTATCCGCGTCCCGGATATCGCCCCGCGTGTGCCTGACCCGGTCAGCTTCCGGATAGTCGAAGGGAGCAAGGTCGAAAGTCGCCACAGCCTGGCCGCGCTCCAGAAGAGACCGGACCAGGTTGATGCCCAGGAACCCCGCTCCGCCCGTGATGAATACTGTGCGTCCCTTCTCTTCGCCTGACATCGCGGACAGTTTACCCCACCCCGCCACCCCCTCTTGCCTTCCCTCACGCCGTGTGCCACAATCGCCGGGACACACCAAATACCGGAGCTTTTGCACAACATGGGATACAGACTGCACGTCGTTTCGCACACGCACTGGGACCGGGAGTGGTACCAGCCTTTCGAGATTTTCCGCCTTCGCCTGGTGGATCTGATAGACCGCCTGCTGGATCTGATGGAGTCCGACCCCGGTTTCCGTTATTTCAACCTGGACGGACAGGGGATCGTGCTGGAGGATTATCTGAAGATCCGTCCTGAGAACGAGGAGCGCCTCCGGCGGCTCATCCAGGAGGGACGGATCACCATCGGGCCCTGGTATGTGCTGAACGATGAGTTCCTGGTCAGCGGCGAGGCGACTGTGCGCAGTCTTCTCTTCGGGCACAGCGTGGTTGAGCGGTTCGGCCCTGTGATGAAGGTGGGCTACCTGCCGGACCAGTTCGGGAACATCGGGCAGATGCCACAGATCCTGAGGGGGTTTGGCATAGACAACTGCATC
The sequence above is drawn from the Armatimonadota bacterium genome and encodes:
- a CDS encoding methylisocitrate lyase; its protein translation is MAQTRTTFVFRELLARPGIVRSMGAHDCFTARIVEREGFETVFIGGFGTSASRLGMPDLNLITMTEMADAVRRMSACVSIPVVADGDTGHGDIANVMRTVREFESAGAAGILLEDQVAPKRCGHFVGKEVIPAADMVLKLKAALRARSDPDFVIIARTDAREPLGLDEAINRANRYGDAGADCVFIEAPRSLEELELIPRRVHHPLLVNMLTGGATPILPVHALEEMGYRIAVFPIESLLVTMHAVRMLARTLLQEGSLESIRDRMASFDEVKDLLGLQDYLTLRDTLSQM
- a CDS encoding oxidoreductase, with product MKYAYLGRTGLKVSRLCLGTMNFGPQTSEEDSHAIMDRALELGLNFFDTADVYGWKRGEGWTEQIIGRWFAKGGGRREKVVLATKVYGDMGDWPNQSRLSALHIRKACEDSLRRLRTDYIDLYQMHHIDRNTPFEEIWQAMEQLHREGKILYVGSSNFAGWHIAKAQEMARNRNFLGLVSEQSLYNLNARMIELEVIPACREYGIGIIPWSPLAGGILGGVLKQAEGGRRFSDHARRSIQQHRERLEKWEALCEEIGERPADVALAWLLHQDGVTAPIIGPRTMEQLEGSLRALELELSEEILKKLDEIFPGPGGPAPEAYAW
- a CDS encoding epimerase; translated protein: MAGWGKLSAMSGEEKGRTVFITGGAGFLGINLVRSLLERGQAVATFDLAPFDYPEADRVRHTRGDIRDADTLRRAMAGAHLVVHAAAALPLYREEDIFSTDVDGTRNVLQAALDSGVERVIHISSTAVYGIPDHHPIREEDPLRGVGPYGQAKVMAEQVAAEYRAMGLCVPVLRPKTFIGPERLGVFALLYEWAADGRSFPVLGRGNNRYQLLDVEDLCQAIWLCCTLDRERVNDVFNVGAAEFGTVREDYQAVLDRAGFGKRVRSLPAAPAIFALRVLEALRLSPLYAWVYETAGKDSFVSIEKAERVLGFRPVHSNRDALVRNFEWYLANRERLRGQSGISHRVPWKQGILSLAKRFF